In the Nicotiana tabacum cultivar K326 chromosome 16, ASM71507v2, whole genome shotgun sequence genome, one interval contains:
- the LOC107803545 gene encoding F-box/kelch-repeat protein At5g43190-like yields the protein MENKKMVIAKEMDPKIWSKLPEHVLEYLLSFLPLKTFLKLRSTCKHFKTLLFSPPFISKHSPSSSSSSPNSSPFSSFFLLSHPQFPRQYPLFDTVHNNWRNLSLCISPVLPSSSSLLLSSSNGLLCFTRPSSNSFIITNVLARTSRVVKFPTLPFAFESLTLISLPNNGYKLFVMSTTGSSNNHVFVYDSLVHSWIQFGGFDLILNENHNQEGVFHNGYLYFITPEPYFIVYMDLNTGKWQRSNFELPIELTFARLVSDGDKKLCLISGNGSNGISRSMKLWELDEKFKIWVEVENVPELICRKFLSVCYHNYEHVYCFWHQGLICVCCYSWPEILYYKVNRRTWHWLPKCPSLPDKWSCGFKWFSFVPELYAFV from the coding sequence ATGGAAAACAAGAAGATGGTAATAGCAAAAGAAATGGATCCAAAAATATGGAGTAAATTACCAGAACATGTATTGGAATATTTACTTTCATTTCTGCCATTGAAGACTTTCTTGAAACTCAGATCAACTTGTAAGCATTTCAAGACTCTTTTATTTTCTCCTCCTTTTATCTCTAAAcactctccttcttcttcttctagttcacCAAATTCTTcacctttttcttcatttttcttactTTCACACCCACAATTTCCTAGACAGTACCCTTTATTTGACACTGTTCACAACAATTGGCGTAACTTATCTCTTTGTATTTCACCTGTTTTAccatcttcttcatctcttctttTATCTTCTTCTAATGGCTTGCTTTGTTTCACTCGCCCGAGTTCTAATTCTTTTATCATAACAAATGTTTTAGCAAGAACTTCAAGGGTTGTTAAATTCCCAACTTTGCCTTTTGCTTTTGAATCTCTCACTTTAATTTCTTTACCTAATAATGGGTATAAGTTGTTTGTGATGTCTACTACTGGATCTTCAAACAACCATGTTTTTGTCTATGATTCTTTGGTTCATTCTTGGATCCAATTTGGAGGCTTTGATCTGATTTTaaatgaaaatcataatcaaGAGGGTGTTTTTCATAATGGGTATTTGTATTTTATTACACCAGAGCCTTACTTTATAGTATATATGGATCTTAATACTGGCAAGTGGCAAAGATCAAATTTTGAGCTGCCTATAGAGCTTACTTTTGCTAGATTGGTAAGTGATGGGGATAAGAAATTGTGCTTGATTAGTGGAAATGGGAGTAATGGGATTTCAAGAAGTATGAAATTGTGGGAATTGGATGAGAAATTCAAGATTTGGGTGGAAGTTGAGAATGTGCCAGAATTGATTTGTAGGAAGTTTTTATCAGTTTGTTACCACAACTATGAACATGTTTATTGCTTTTGGCATCAAGGGTTGATTTGTGTTTGTTGCTATTCTTGGCCTGAGATTTTATACTACAAGGTTAATAGAAGGACTTGGCATTGGCTTCCAAAATGCCCTTCATTGCCTGATAAATGGAGTTGTGGATTCAAATGGTTTTCCTTTGTTCCTGAGCTATATGCTTTTGTCTAA